Proteins from one Chitinophaga oryzae genomic window:
- a CDS encoding VOC family protein, with protein MKVKELRLVLTVENLEEVIRFYRDTVGLPVSKSWNEETGNGIILEAGLASLELIDAKHATTIDALEVGHRVAGPVRLALNVGNGITAAADALTAAGAEALSPVTTAPWSRVVRLKDPAGMQLTLFEKSTLFGE; from the coding sequence TTGAAAGTAAAAGAACTACGGCTGGTACTGACAGTCGAGAACCTGGAAGAGGTCATCCGGTTTTACCGGGATACGGTGGGCCTGCCTGTCTCCAAGTCATGGAATGAAGAAACCGGCAACGGTATTATCCTGGAAGCCGGTTTGGCGTCGCTGGAACTGATCGATGCCAAACATGCCACCACCATCGATGCGCTTGAAGTGGGACACAGGGTGGCAGGCCCGGTACGGCTGGCGCTGAATGTAGGCAACGGGATAACGGCTGCCGCAGATGCGCTGACAGCAGCAGGAGCTGAGGCACTGAGCCCGGTCACTACCGCTCCGTGGAGCAGGGTGGTACGGCTGAAAGACCCTGCGGGCATGCAACTCACATTATTTGAAAAATCAACGCTGTTCGGTGAATAA
- a CDS encoding GrpB family protein encodes MEKRTITVVPYTPEWADTFRQLAALYRAQLGNLITGIEHVGSTSVPGLAAKPVIDIDILIKEAAGLPPVVVGLERLGYTWRGDLGIPGREAFGRNAGTSPLDGEGTVWPAHNLYVCVEGCVSLKNHLELRNYLRQHPEAALQYGTLKQELAARYPHDIDSYVEGKTAFITGILAHTGMGADVLKDITAQNKATK; translated from the coding sequence ATGGAAAAGAGAACGATTACCGTAGTGCCTTATACCCCCGAATGGGCCGATACCTTCCGGCAGCTGGCAGCACTTTACCGGGCACAGCTGGGTAATCTTATCACAGGTATTGAACATGTTGGCAGTACTTCCGTACCCGGCCTGGCAGCGAAGCCTGTCATCGATATCGATATCCTGATAAAGGAGGCTGCCGGCCTGCCTCCGGTGGTGGTGGGACTGGAGCGGTTGGGATACACATGGAGAGGGGATCTGGGCATCCCGGGCAGGGAGGCTTTCGGCAGAAATGCAGGCACTTCGCCGCTCGACGGAGAGGGCACCGTATGGCCGGCGCATAATTTGTATGTTTGCGTGGAAGGCTGCGTAAGCCTGAAAAACCACCTGGAGCTCCGCAATTACCTGCGACAGCATCCGGAAGCAGCGCTGCAGTATGGCACACTCAAACAGGAGCTGGCCGCCAGATATCCTCATGATATTGACAGCTACGTGGAAGGAAAAACAGCGTTTATTACGGGGATACTGGCGCACACAGGCATGGGAGCGGATGTCCTGAAAGACATTACGGCGCAGAACAAGGCAACGAAGTAA
- a CDS encoding membrane or secreted protein produces MRTLCLLLSFLCAFATIGKAQENFRGAWKSSHGGVNSILLITPGYFSITTYQDTSFIDTMGGTWKADGSDNVAIKIEFNTEEGSQVGWEGSVPLSYADGKLTTTQSGGQRVEWTRVDNGDGPLAGSWQITGREQNGKMNTITPGARKTIKILTGTRFQWVAINTATGEFFGTGGGTYTFENGVYTEKIDFFSRDNSRVGASLTFKGKVDGNSWDHSGLSSKGDPIHEIWTK; encoded by the coding sequence ATGAGAACATTATGCCTTCTTTTGTCTTTCCTGTGCGCCTTCGCGACCATCGGGAAAGCACAGGAAAACTTCCGGGGCGCCTGGAAGTCCTCCCATGGCGGGGTGAACAGCATCCTGCTGATCACGCCGGGGTATTTCTCCATCACCACCTACCAGGACACCAGTTTTATTGACACCATGGGCGGTACCTGGAAAGCCGATGGCAGTGATAACGTAGCCATCAAAATAGAATTTAATACCGAAGAAGGTAGTCAGGTAGGCTGGGAGGGTTCCGTGCCCCTCTCTTATGCGGATGGAAAACTCACCACCACCCAGAGCGGCGGTCAGCGGGTGGAATGGACCCGCGTGGATAACGGCGACGGTCCGCTGGCCGGCAGCTGGCAGATCACCGGGAGGGAACAGAACGGCAAAATGAATACCATCACACCCGGTGCGCGCAAAACCATTAAAATCCTGACCGGCACCCGCTTCCAATGGGTGGCCATCAACACGGCTACCGGTGAATTCTTCGGCACCGGCGGCGGTACGTACACCTTCGAAAACGGCGTGTACACAGAAAAGATTGATTTCTTCTCCCGCGATAACTCCCGCGTAGGCGCCTCTCTCACCTTCAAAGGAAAAGTGGACGGCAATTCCTGGGACCACAGCGGCCTCAGTTCCAAAGGTGATCCCATTCATGAAATCTGGACCAAATAA
- a CDS encoding gamma-glutamyltransferase family protein, giving the protein MRHLLLWLAAILLWTGVQAQQTQKPPLHGKKWMAVTGKPLAATAGAMIFQRGGNAVDAACAMLAATCTMWDVLSWGGETQALIYNPKTGKVIAINALGVAPTGATPAFFKSKGYDFPPEYGPLAAVTPGTAGGLCYMLAQYGTMSLKEVLAPAMDMAAGYPIEAQTANSIERGKKYIQQWPYSKAVFLTHPGEKREAPEAGEMFIQKDLLATLTKMVEAEQEALKKHKSRKEAIMAAYDRFYKGDIAKEFVRGCQEQGGLITLEDLARWKPIEEEPLHVNYRGIEVYKLQEWTQGPMLLQSLNILENFDLKAMGYNSPQYIHTLYQTMNLTFADRDFYYGDPYFNKNRAIMGLLNKDYAKARAKQILPDRNDVAAGPGDPYPYIGKSNPYLHFLEERKGYMDTTNGRKPGGFVPKHDATTFNTGKDTEQLYAQQSADSAYHDRLWRGTTSVEAADKDGWVVSITPSGGWLPACIAGRTGIGMSQRLQSFVLDSAICPFNVIAPGKRPRVTLTPSMALKDGKPFLSFAVQGGDTQDQNLLQFFVNVVDFGMTVQQATEAANINTNQLWLSLGGSKVSDRMPRPGSLLLNNNTPEKTRSILESMGYHLSFEQRTSGPVNAIYLDSKHGTLWGGSSNHGEDYGIAW; this is encoded by the coding sequence ATGAGACATCTTCTTTTATGGCTGGCCGCCATTCTTTTATGGACAGGCGTACAGGCGCAACAGACGCAGAAGCCACCGTTGCACGGTAAAAAATGGATGGCCGTTACCGGCAAACCGCTGGCGGCTACCGCCGGCGCCATGATTTTCCAGCGGGGCGGCAACGCCGTAGATGCCGCCTGCGCCATGCTGGCAGCGACCTGCACCATGTGGGACGTATTGAGCTGGGGCGGTGAAACACAGGCGCTGATCTACAACCCGAAAACAGGGAAAGTGATCGCTATCAATGCACTGGGCGTAGCGCCCACCGGCGCCACGCCCGCGTTCTTCAAATCCAAAGGATACGATTTCCCACCGGAATACGGTCCGCTGGCGGCCGTCACTCCCGGTACCGCCGGAGGGCTCTGTTATATGCTGGCACAGTACGGCACCATGAGCCTCAAAGAAGTGCTGGCGCCGGCTATGGATATGGCCGCCGGCTACCCCATAGAAGCGCAGACGGCCAACAGCATAGAGCGTGGTAAAAAATACATTCAGCAATGGCCTTACAGCAAAGCTGTTTTCCTTACCCATCCCGGTGAGAAAAGGGAAGCGCCCGAAGCAGGGGAAATGTTTATACAAAAAGACCTGCTGGCCACCCTCACTAAAATGGTGGAAGCCGAACAGGAAGCACTAAAAAAACACAAAAGCCGCAAAGAGGCTATCATGGCGGCCTATGACCGTTTCTACAAAGGAGACATCGCAAAAGAATTTGTACGCGGCTGCCAGGAACAGGGCGGTCTCATTACCCTCGAAGACCTGGCCCGCTGGAAACCCATCGAAGAAGAACCGCTGCATGTCAACTATCGCGGTATTGAAGTATACAAACTGCAGGAATGGACACAAGGACCGATGTTGCTGCAAAGCCTTAATATCCTCGAGAACTTCGACCTGAAGGCCATGGGTTATAATTCACCGCAGTACATCCATACGCTGTACCAGACCATGAACCTTACTTTCGCCGATCGCGATTTTTATTATGGCGATCCTTATTTCAATAAGAACAGGGCTATCATGGGACTGCTGAACAAAGACTACGCAAAGGCGCGGGCCAAACAGATCCTGCCTGACCGCAACGATGTCGCGGCCGGTCCGGGAGACCCGTATCCCTATATCGGTAAAAGCAATCCTTACCTGCATTTCCTGGAAGAGCGCAAAGGTTATATGGATACCACCAACGGCCGCAAGCCCGGTGGCTTTGTGCCCAAACACGACGCCACTACTTTCAATACAGGAAAAGACACAGAACAGTTGTACGCGCAGCAGTCAGCCGACAGCGCCTACCATGACCGGCTGTGGAGGGGCACTACCAGCGTGGAGGCAGCGGATAAAGACGGATGGGTAGTGTCTATCACCCCCAGCGGCGGCTGGCTGCCCGCCTGTATCGCCGGCCGTACCGGCATCGGTATGAGCCAGCGCCTCCAGAGCTTTGTATTGGATTCCGCCATCTGCCCGTTCAATGTAATCGCACCCGGTAAAAGGCCACGTGTAACCCTCACCCCTTCCATGGCGCTGAAAGACGGCAAACCATTCCTTTCGTTCGCCGTTCAGGGCGGCGATACGCAGGACCAGAACCTGTTACAATTTTTTGTGAACGTAGTGGATTTCGGGATGACCGTACAACAGGCCACCGAAGCGGCCAATATCAATACCAACCAGCTGTGGCTGTCACTCGGCGGCAGCAAGGTCAGCGACCGCATGCCACGGCCGGGAAGTCTGTTACTGAACAATAATACGCCTGAAAAAACACGCAGCATACTGGAAAGCATGGGCTATCACCTCAGCTTTGAACAGCGCACCAGCGGCCCTGTCAATGCCATTTATCTTGACAGCAAACATGGTACGCTGTGGGGTGGCAGCAGTAACCATGGCGAAGATTATGGAATAGCCTGGTAA
- a CDS encoding sialate O-acetylesterase has translation MIKNTWLLTACLLITASVSANVTLPAFFGSGMVLQRDQPVCIWGWADKGEKVTVQFKSQKQSVKTGSDGKWMVKLKPEQAGGPFVLTVTGKNNITYDNVMMGDVWICSGQSNMEWHVKDATKGAEEIKAADYPQIREFTVKRTVAKEPQDNVAEAAWVPATPEHVGNFSAVSYFFGRELYKELQVPIGLIHTSWGGTQVEAWISRKGFLGSETFRAMMSEPLGIDSITGPNGYPACLFNAMIHPLLSYGIKGAIWYQGESNAGRAYQYRQSFPLMITDWRNQWKQGDFPFYFVQLASYDPTRGKGEGNSNNGSNWAELREAQAMTLSLPHTGMAVTTDIGERNDIHPRNKQDVGKRLALNVLKNVYAKPVVPAGPAYKSMDISGNKALISFTDPGSGLVVKDRYGYLKGFEVAGADQRFYYAKAAIVNGKVEVYSEQVTTPVAVRYNWADDAADGNLFNKEGLPAAPFRTDQWKGVTENVVYQLPKAGNR, from the coding sequence ATGATCAAAAACACCTGGCTGCTGACAGCCTGTTTGTTAATAACGGCGAGTGTATCCGCCAACGTTACCCTGCCCGCATTCTTTGGCAGCGGTATGGTACTGCAACGTGACCAGCCTGTCTGCATCTGGGGCTGGGCCGATAAAGGGGAGAAAGTGACGGTACAGTTTAAATCGCAAAAGCAGTCCGTGAAGACCGGCAGCGACGGCAAATGGATGGTGAAGCTGAAGCCTGAACAGGCCGGCGGCCCTTTTGTGCTGACCGTTACCGGTAAAAACAATATCACTTACGACAACGTCATGATGGGGGATGTATGGATCTGTTCCGGGCAGTCCAATATGGAATGGCATGTAAAAGACGCCACCAAAGGCGCAGAAGAGATAAAAGCGGCCGATTATCCGCAGATCCGGGAGTTTACCGTGAAGAGAACCGTGGCAAAAGAACCGCAGGACAACGTGGCCGAAGCTGCCTGGGTGCCGGCCACGCCGGAACATGTGGGCAACTTCAGTGCAGTAAGCTACTTCTTTGGGCGCGAACTGTATAAAGAACTGCAGGTGCCAATAGGCCTGATACACACCTCCTGGGGCGGTACCCAGGTGGAAGCCTGGATCAGCAGGAAAGGGTTCCTGGGCAGCGAAACCTTCCGGGCCATGATGTCGGAGCCACTGGGCATCGATTCCATCACCGGGCCTAACGGTTATCCCGCCTGCCTGTTCAACGCCATGATACATCCGCTGCTGTCTTACGGCATCAAAGGGGCTATCTGGTACCAGGGAGAAAGCAATGCCGGCCGTGCTTACCAATACCGTCAGTCATTTCCGCTGATGATCACCGACTGGCGCAATCAGTGGAAACAGGGCGATTTTCCGTTCTATTTTGTACAGCTGGCCAGCTACGATCCTACCCGCGGCAAAGGAGAAGGTAACAGCAACAACGGCAGCAACTGGGCGGAACTGCGGGAAGCACAGGCCATGACACTGTCACTGCCGCATACAGGCATGGCCGTTACCACCGATATCGGTGAACGAAATGATATCCATCCCAGGAACAAACAGGACGTTGGCAAACGCCTGGCACTGAATGTACTGAAAAACGTATATGCCAAACCGGTAGTTCCCGCCGGACCAGCCTACAAATCCATGGACATCAGCGGTAACAAAGCGCTGATATCTTTTACCGATCCGGGATCAGGGCTGGTGGTCAAAGACCGCTACGGCTACCTGAAAGGCTTCGAAGTAGCCGGCGCCGACCAGCGTTTCTACTATGCCAAAGCTGCGATCGTAAATGGAAAAGTGGAAGTATACAGCGAGCAGGTAACAACCCCTGTGGCGGTGCGCTACAACTGGGCCGATGATGCGGCCGACGGTAATCTCTTTAACAAAGAGGGACTTCCGGCAGCACCCTTCCGCACCGACCAGTGGAAAGGAGTGACCGAGAACGTGGTGTATCAGTTGCCGAAGGCAGGAAACAGATAA
- a CDS encoding DinB family protein, with the protein MATEYWMQGPVEGIPALLQPVAHTLLQARAEINALMAGFPEDRLWEQPAGVASAGFHLQHLRGVLDRLFTYARGQLLSLQQLEELKAEGQPVADTATLLAAFDQQVDKALAQLSQTDPATLTDFRGVGRKQLPSTVQGLLFHAAEHTMRHTGQLLVTVKVLASA; encoded by the coding sequence ATGGCAACAGAATACTGGATGCAGGGGCCTGTAGAAGGCATCCCTGCTTTATTGCAGCCCGTAGCCCATACGTTGCTGCAAGCCCGGGCGGAAATCAACGCCCTGATGGCCGGCTTCCCGGAAGACCGGCTGTGGGAACAACCGGCCGGCGTAGCTTCTGCCGGCTTTCACCTGCAACACCTGCGCGGCGTGCTGGACCGGCTTTTCACCTACGCGCGCGGGCAGTTGCTGTCACTGCAGCAACTGGAAGAACTGAAAGCAGAAGGCCAACCTGTTGCCGACACCGCCACCTTGCTGGCAGCATTTGACCAGCAGGTGGATAAAGCGCTGGCACAGCTGTCGCAGACAGATCCCGCCACCCTGACGGATTTCCGGGGCGTAGGCCGCAAACAGCTCCCCTCCACCGTACAGGGGCTGCTGTTCCATGCCGCCGAGCATACCATGCGGCATACCGGGCAGCTGCTGGTGACGGTAAAGGTGCTTGCTTCAGCTTAA
- a CDS encoding Dabb family protein: protein MKTSSRRKFIGTAATLCAASAATAMPLSAGNHKFPIAHHVFFWLKNTGSTADRDKLVEGIKKLSAIPAIGQLHVGIVADTEKRDVVDASWAVSELMFFKDLASQAAYQTHPIHLDFIKNYSHLWEKVVVYDIQEV from the coding sequence ATGAAAACATCCAGCAGAAGAAAATTCATCGGTACCGCCGCCACGCTTTGCGCCGCCAGCGCCGCTACCGCTATGCCACTGTCCGCCGGCAACCACAAATTTCCGATCGCACACCATGTGTTTTTCTGGCTTAAAAACACTGGTTCCACCGCCGACCGCGATAAGCTGGTGGAAGGCATCAAAAAGCTGTCCGCCATCCCGGCGATAGGTCAACTGCACGTAGGCATAGTGGCCGACACCGAAAAAAGAGACGTGGTAGACGCCAGCTGGGCCGTGTCTGAACTGATGTTCTTTAAAGACCTGGCATCGCAGGCTGCTTACCAGACGCATCCTATCCATCTCGATTTTATCAAAAACTACAGCCACCTGTGGGAAAAAGTCGTGGTGTACGACATACAGGAAGTATAA
- a CDS encoding sensor histidine kinase, translating to MDQFRKLEFGVASGIALLLMFGLLYPSIIYNVFELQQIYGHKFARYDQVFDYYIHYLLPSMARIVFVYTGFLMLNFVIVPRFLEQRKWWMGIFLLLLTGLIFFLGMMIAGSYYNGYLFGVYDTVRGAHTHFAKSAFITTVFCGVLYVVYYYVRNAYFDYLHQRMLVNAQYRKIAREVLIFSGILLAMMALVFSDSRDAFWLMFFFGPVIISVAFILFYKIIPDFKLVHHNKRIFIRDVVLLILGANFLMAMIVRAVHHGGAGLLGPILSFGVLICAGVVLPVTWFFYLSRQKQVTTVKNLQTALGHSTANLDFLRAQINPHFLFNALNTLYGTALQEEAPRTSEGIQKLGDMMRFMLHDNHLTKIALDKEVAYLQNYIDLQRLRVLSSPDILIEVNIDESQCQHEIAPMLLIPFVENAFKHGISLRHRSRIVISLSCNSEQLFFDVYNSVHQRPENDPERDSMGIGLNNVKERLALLYPNRHELSIRHTTSEFFVHLTIDVKD from the coding sequence ATGGACCAGTTCAGGAAATTAGAGTTCGGCGTAGCATCAGGGATTGCCCTGTTGCTGATGTTCGGCCTGCTTTATCCCAGTATTATCTACAATGTGTTTGAGTTACAACAGATCTATGGGCATAAGTTTGCCCGGTATGATCAGGTATTCGATTATTATATCCACTACCTGCTGCCGTCCATGGCGCGTATCGTCTTCGTTTACACCGGTTTCCTGATGTTGAACTTTGTCATCGTTCCCCGCTTCCTGGAACAGCGGAAATGGTGGATGGGCATTTTTCTGTTACTGCTCACCGGGCTGATATTTTTCCTGGGGATGATGATAGCCGGCTCTTATTACAACGGTTACCTGTTCGGTGTTTATGACACCGTCCGGGGCGCACATACGCACTTCGCCAAATCGGCGTTTATCACCACCGTTTTCTGCGGCGTATTGTATGTGGTGTATTATTACGTTCGTAATGCCTATTTCGATTACCTGCATCAACGGATGCTGGTCAATGCACAGTACCGCAAGATCGCCCGGGAAGTGCTCATCTTTTCCGGCATACTGCTGGCGATGATGGCGCTGGTGTTCAGCGATTCGCGGGACGCTTTCTGGCTGATGTTTTTCTTCGGTCCCGTTATTATCAGTGTAGCTTTCATCCTTTTCTATAAAATCATTCCGGACTTTAAACTGGTACATCACAACAAAAGGATCTTTATCCGCGATGTGGTGCTGCTGATACTGGGCGCTAATTTCCTGATGGCGATGATCGTCAGGGCGGTCCATCATGGTGGAGCGGGATTGTTAGGCCCTATCCTCAGCTTCGGTGTGTTGATATGTGCCGGTGTCGTGTTGCCGGTGACCTGGTTCTTTTACCTGTCCCGCCAGAAGCAGGTCACCACGGTGAAGAACCTGCAAACGGCCCTTGGTCATTCCACCGCCAACCTGGACTTTTTACGTGCGCAGATCAATCCCCATTTTTTATTTAATGCTCTCAATACCCTGTACGGCACGGCTTTACAGGAAGAGGCGCCCCGTACCAGCGAAGGTATTCAGAAGCTGGGAGACATGATGCGGTTTATGCTGCACGATAACCATCTGACCAAGATAGCGCTGGACAAAGAAGTGGCCTATCTGCAAAACTACATTGATCTGCAGCGCCTGCGGGTCCTGTCTTCCCCCGATATCCTGATCGAAGTGAATATTGACGAGAGCCAGTGCCAGCACGAAATAGCGCCCATGTTGCTCATCCCGTTTGTGGAGAATGCTTTCAAACATGGTATCAGCCTGCGCCACCGGTCACGCATCGTGATCTCGCTCAGCTGTAACAGCGAACAACTCTTTTTTGATGTGTACAACAGCGTGCACCAGCGTCCGGAGAACGATCCGGAGCGTGACAGCATGGGCATCGGGCTCAATAATGTAAAAGAAAGGCTGGCGCTGTTGTACCCCAACCGCCATGAGCTGAGCATACGGCATACTACCAGCGAATTTTTTGTACACCTGACAATAGACGTTAAAGACTGA
- a CDS encoding DUF4407 domain-containing protein: protein MLKKDVHTKEDVKPLPAPDGITRFLWWLAAADADILAECRTERERYRIIGLSVFVTWMFATLAWGYFFSTIVKDDMIVLALALFFGFAILSIDRTLIAAMSRGNGNMRFMPVAFRLLLAVTIGLFISQPVVLMLFKKDITAQLELSKQSKLDAYRKQLTAMNAGQRAELQQALDRGRQQIQQKERELKFDKDAYIKETDGTGGSGRIGESSIARVKKSAYMKSEEELALMRHDWEPKEQQLQAQVAAMHSADSLKETIYQGTLTDGFLAQVEALHELTDQHPALQQRYRLIVFIITLIEIMPLLSKVLMPKGEYEERLASATAQGTTAARLETEAGKELLHHYQEAALTADKEIVDEVFESTRELRREEAAAIVRDWQRRENRQYRQLWQQVKNLLLGKIS, encoded by the coding sequence ATGTTGAAGAAAGATGTTCATACGAAAGAAGATGTTAAACCGCTGCCGGCGCCGGACGGGATCACCCGCTTCCTGTGGTGGCTGGCAGCTGCCGATGCCGATATCCTGGCAGAATGCAGGACGGAGCGGGAGCGGTACCGGATCATCGGGCTCTCCGTTTTTGTTACCTGGATGTTTGCCACCCTTGCCTGGGGATACTTTTTCTCCACCATTGTGAAAGATGATATGATCGTGCTGGCGTTAGCGTTATTCTTCGGTTTCGCCATCCTGTCGATCGACAGGACATTGATTGCAGCCATGTCCCGTGGTAACGGTAATATGCGTTTTATGCCGGTGGCATTTCGTTTATTGCTGGCCGTTACCATCGGGCTTTTTATATCCCAGCCCGTCGTGCTGATGTTGTTTAAGAAAGACATAACGGCTCAACTGGAGCTGAGCAAACAAAGCAAGCTCGATGCTTACCGTAAACAGCTGACCGCCATGAATGCCGGTCAGCGGGCGGAACTGCAGCAGGCGCTGGACCGCGGCCGGCAGCAGATACAGCAAAAGGAGCGGGAACTGAAATTTGATAAAGACGCCTATATCAAAGAAACAGACGGTACGGGCGGCTCCGGCCGGATCGGGGAGTCTTCCATTGCGCGGGTAAAAAAATCGGCGTATATGAAGTCGGAAGAGGAACTCGCCCTGATGCGGCACGACTGGGAGCCCAAAGAACAGCAGCTGCAGGCGCAGGTAGCGGCCATGCACAGCGCCGACAGCCTGAAGGAAACGATCTACCAGGGAACGCTGACAGACGGCTTCCTGGCGCAGGTGGAAGCCCTGCATGAACTGACCGATCAGCATCCGGCCCTGCAACAACGGTACCGGCTCATCGTATTTATCATTACGCTGATAGAGATCATGCCGCTGCTCAGCAAAGTGCTGATGCCTAAAGGGGAGTACGAAGAGCGGCTGGCCAGCGCCACGGCGCAGGGTACCACCGCCGCGAGACTGGAAACCGAAGCCGGAAAGGAACTGCTGCATCATTACCAGGAAGCGGCGCTGACGGCCGATAAGGAAATAGTGGATGAAGTGTTTGAAAGCACCCGGGAGTTGCGCCGGGAAGAAGCTGCGGCCATCGTCAGAGACTGGCAGCGCCGGGAAAACCGGCAGTACCGCCAGCTGTGGCAACAGGTGAAAAACCTGTTGCTCGGCAAAATATCGTAA
- a CDS encoding LytR/AlgR family response regulator transcription factor yields MKLAAIAIDDEPVALAVIKNHAAMVPFLEMKGYFTNAYEAMEFLSREKVDLLFLDIKMPDISGLDFIASLPQPPMTIFTTAYSEHAVKSFELDAVDYLLKPFSLIRFIKACNKAHSLWQLKQQSPQPKDAPAYIFLKSGYEQFKIMLEDILYLESAGNYVNFILKDRRLISRLSMQEAMDLLPAALFTRVHRSYIVANDKVERADRASLYIRNIAIPIGAAYGAAVDNILGSSGR; encoded by the coding sequence ATGAAGCTCGCTGCCATTGCCATTGATGATGAACCAGTCGCCCTGGCCGTGATAAAAAATCACGCCGCCATGGTGCCTTTCCTGGAAATGAAAGGCTATTTTACCAACGCCTACGAAGCCATGGAGTTTCTGAGCAGGGAGAAAGTGGACCTCCTTTTTCTCGATATCAAAATGCCGGACATATCCGGCCTGGACTTTATCGCCAGCCTGCCGCAGCCGCCCATGACCATCTTCACTACCGCCTATTCCGAGCATGCGGTAAAAAGTTTTGAGCTGGATGCGGTCGATTATCTCCTGAAGCCGTTTTCCCTGATCCGTTTCATCAAAGCATGCAACAAGGCCCATAGCCTGTGGCAACTGAAACAACAGAGCCCCCAGCCCAAAGATGCGCCGGCCTACATTTTCCTGAAAAGCGGTTACGAACAGTTCAAGATCATGCTGGAGGATATCCTATACCTCGAAAGCGCCGGCAACTACGTAAATTTTATCCTGAAAGACCGGCGGCTGATTTCCCGCCTGTCTATGCAAGAGGCTATGGACCTCCTGCCGGCGGCACTTTTTACGCGTGTGCACCGTTCCTATATCGTGGCCAACGATAAGGTAGAGCGGGCAGACCGTGCTTCGCTGTATATCCGCAATATAGCTATCCCCATCGGCGCTGCCTACGGAGCCGCTGTTGATAATATACTGGGCTCTTCCGGCCGCTGA